The region tattaaaaagttcattaaaaaatagagaaaaccaGTTAATTGGTTTAACTATATTTTAGCTTAGTTCTATTGGTTTGTATTGATCCGCGAGTCAACTTGTTCAACCCCTATCTCCAGACCGATTTCCAGCCCAATTGGTCGGTTCAATCCGATTATGAAAACACTAGTTTTGATCAATAAAAAAATCTTTTCAATCTCGTTAGGTTTAGCAAGTAAGCGGTAAAATTCAGAAATAAATTAATCGTCAGCGACTTGACTTTGGGAGGGCTAATTTCGAGCATTGCTAGCATTGCCAGTTAttataaaagaggaaaaaaaagaagagtaatttacaccaacagtcacttaACTTTGGGGTAGCCGACAAAATAGTCACTCAGGTTTTAATTCAGTTACTCAATtttcgaaaaataacaaaacagtcaccaCTAATTATTTTCCGTTAAGTCTGTAACGGAGCAACCATTTTTCGTTACAGACTTCCATTTTCCATCCCCCTCTCCTATCCCTCTTCCTCTTCCCCACCATCCCTCCTCCTACTCTTACGATTTCCCTCCTCCCCCCACCGTCCCTTTGCTAACCCTCTTCCTCTACTCTGATTCTTTCCCTCTCCCCTACCATCCCTCCCCCAACTCCGATTCTTTAATAAAGCATCGTTTATCAATATGGATCCTCTTCTCTACTACATAGAGGGAGACAGGCCCCACAACAGCACAACTAACAAAAACTACATCACTCAACACACTATTAAGACCCACTTCACCTGTACTTGTCCCCCAAAATGCAGCTATATTGGTAAAGACATCTGGTGCTCCATTTCCCAGTGGAAGGAGTGAAACCCCAACAATAGTTGGAGGCAACCTAAGCAGATGTGAAAGCTTCTCCAATGAACAATAAAAGTAATCTGCTACCGTGTTACCTAACAGATAAAACAAAGCAGCAAGCCAAACAACCAATACCACATACCCTACTATCCTAAATCCTTCGCAACCATAATAGAAAAACTTAATGTAATCAAAGAATCCATCTGAAGAACATTGGGGATGAGCTTTCAAGAACTCACATGGATTAACAAAACACTTATGATCAAACAATCCATAACAAAAAGCAGGGTTGCTCGAGCTTACGCTCAAATTAATCTCTTGAGCATTCTTATTAGCTAAATTTGATGAATATGCATCAAGTTCACTAATTTTTCTACGAATAACACTAAAATGATCATACCCATTAGTGAAACCAGGTCCTTGAGTCACATAGTTAATAAGCAGAGACGACTAGCAAATTGAGGGTTTCTTAAGAAATCAACCTAGGCATAGAATaggaaaatcaaaatcaaagcaAATAATCCATTGAAAATTCCACGAAATCTAGGATTTTTTAAAGCATAGAGACAATGATTTCTCATTGAGAAACTACTCCAAATTTCCTAGAAAGTGGAATTAGACTAGGGTTTTCAGCAAAAGAAGCTATGAAACCCAAGCCCTGGAATTAAGAAGAGAatttgaattaataaattcaatcacTTACAGATGGCCAAAGTAGCAAACTTAATGATATTTGAgaggaagagagagagagagaattgaAGTAAGGGGAGGGATGGTGGGAGAGAGGGAAAGAATCATATTAGGGGAAAAGGGTTAGCAAAGGGACAGTAGGGAAGAGGGTGAGGGGGATGGAAAATGGAAGTCTGTAACGAAAATGGTCCGTAACGGAAAATGGTTAGtggtgactgttttgttatttttcgaaagttgagtgattgaattgaaacttgagtgactgttttgtcagctaccccGAAGTTAAGTGACTattagtgtaatttacccaaaaaagaatagaaaaaataaaaaaatatttttaaacaatttttttaaagaatataacAATTTGGTGTAAAATAAATAATCGAAGAATAAACTAATTCatgggttaaattttttttactgttaaaaTTCATATTCTGATACAAATAAAATCGAAGTCTTTGAACACCTAACATTCAACCTATGTTTCCTTAATTTAATCATCTCTTGTCTTAAACAATACATGAtgataataaatacattaaactTTTCTGTATTGTTTCTATTTGGTCGGATATCCCGAAAGAACATCAATTTTCTTCACCGAAATCCGAGTTGTAATCGAAATGAGATGAGATTTATACCGATCTTCAGCTCCAATTGAGACCATTGAGATCAAACTGTTTGCAATGTTTTTCATCAACGTTTAAATCCAGCTTTGTTGCGAAGTAAGGTAATCTATTGACTGAATCCACCCTTTTGTTTCCTACATCTAAGAAACTATGTTCTTCATTTCTTGCCTGGGAAAAGCCTCCCCGTAATCCGACACTCATCGATAAATCGCTACAGTTTCTATCTGCGAAAAACATTCTTCTTTCGTCATCGTCATCGTTACCCATCGTTTTGTTTTCGGACGATTTCGTTTCAGTTCGATGGTGCATCAATGGATCTTTGTGAGTGTTATAAGTCCTTAAACACATTCCATTATTGTGTATTTCTTGATCTCTCTGTGACCCTTCACATGAAGTTAAACAACTATCCATGGAACAATCGTTGGGTGGATTCGGTTGTGTTTGTTGACAGCATAAACCTCGTAAATCTTTCAAATCCGGGAATGCCGAATTCAGGCATTGGTTTGATACTTTTGATACCAGTTCCGATAGCTGAAGTTTGGCCGCTTCGAGCCCCACCGTGCCTAAATTTTGTCTATGCAGAGTCTCTTGAGCTTTCTCTAGCACGGATTGTAAGTACTTCCCTTGCGCCTCGATACGAAGCTGTAAATACGGCACAACCGAAAACACATTTACGATCGTAATTTAAATCCCTATAGTTAGCTCTAATGTTGTTATTATGTACCTCGAGTTGCTCATGCAGCCTTCTCTGTACTTCGATTTGCATTTGCAGCGCTTCCCCTATTTGTATGCCCCTGGATTAATGAACATCAAAGTCAACatacgtacatacatacataccaATGGGGGATTTATCAACTTACTTGTTTGCTTGAGGTCCAATACTTAAGCTATTCATCGGCGAGCCGTTCGCTTCAGACATTCTTTTGCCTGCCATTGCAACCGCACCTATATTGATTGAATCCAAATACAATCTTcagatatgtatgtatgtaattgaAAACTTGTCGGAAAATTGAAATTAACACTGTGTTCTGACCTATTTTGGTACTGCCATTATTAGTTTGTCCATGGAGATTTTTACTAAGCCTGTATTTCTGCAGTAAAAAAACGAAAGATGTGTCATAATCATCGAACATTCATATTTTCGATCTATGTCTGTAACTCACTATAAGCttcgaaaacataaaaaagatGTGTATGATCGAGATATCAAACCGCCAACAGCCATATTTTCGGTCACGTCATTAATTAAGATAAATATCGACAGTGGAAAGAACCGAAACTGTAAAAATAAACAACCTATGCAAGATGTTTCATAAATTACCTGAAGATGACTTTTGAGATGGTATAAGGTAAGGCCTGGAATTCCCATTAATTTCATTACTGTTTTAGGTGTAGCCTCTACAACAAATATAGAacataagaaaattatacaagGCGGAGCTAAATTCTCGACCCGTAACGTATGCAATAGTTGAGACATTGGTGTACTTACTGTCGGCTCCTCCAAGCTGATTGACAGCTTCAATGAACCGCTCGTGAAGATCGGGTGTCCATTTCAGTCTCGGCTTGGCATCGGTCGAAAGCATGAGCCCGGAATCTCCATGGCCACCTTGCAAGAACAAATGCCTCTCGTTATGAACCACCATTCTCGAACTAGAGTTAATGTTCTTCCCTTGATGTTGATGGTGGTGGTACATTTCTGGCCTCAAAAAAACAAACCAGTAAGTTCATGCTCCTGCTCATGTTCGGATATATGTCGAAAATACGTATTTATATCGGATATGTGTAAGTTATTACCTGATGATTGTTTGgctttgatgaaattttgatctTTGCTAAACAAACTCTTCACCTTCCCTTATGGTCACTTGTTACAAGCGAAAGGTGAGACCCTCCAAGCATGGCTATATAAAGCAACATAAGGGAAGAAAGCATAGAATCTTGGGATTGACACTGATGGAACAACCTGACCCGATCCAATATTCACTCTcagctaaaaaaaataaaatcgtgCCTCTACTTTTTTTCACTGTGAACCATCGTCACATGGTAAAAATAATACAGAAACTTTTATATTAAGAGTTGATTGTAATTTACCTTATTCTACTAAAATAAGTAAATTGTCcatgtacattagattaaaaaataaattgatcattCAGTTAAAAACGGGTATTTATACATCATCATGAGTTACATGTGACATGTGACATGCCACatgttactattttattattttgttagccataccagtttttaataaaagaaatagatgaaatttttaacaaaaaaaagattaatttCCTCTTTGATCTgtatatgaattaatttatccatttttttagcAAGAGGGAACAAAATGTAATCCAGCACCTATTACAAAGAACTCCATTCAAATTTACTACACTACTACCCATTCCTAATTATAACAACTGCTTTAcagttgaatttaaaaaaataatattcgtTACATCTGCAACTACAATAAATGTGATCTAAAACCGGACCATGAAGAGAAGTacatttttttcttgaaaataaattattaattttagtaGTAGTACTACAATTAGCTTGCATTAGGTACTGGAATTGAcgcaaatattttatttttttaattattttttggtatGTGAGAATTAATATTCGTCCCTACTGGCAAAAGCCAAGAATCTTATTCCAAGGGATTTAATAAAGTTTTGAAGGAATTTTCTGACTTGGGTTAAAGGAATCCACTATCTATCTTTGTTCTTGAGAGACATTCAAAATAAAAGGGCTCCCATGCTCTCTCAACTTAGGCCAAGATTCTTACAACTTTTATGCCTTTGTTCCTTCACCTTGTTGTTTCAACTTGTTTGATATCCAACCTTAGGTGTcttttaaaattcgaaaatttaacaaatttaaagttcaaatttcaatatttacaattCTATATTTTGATAATATCGAGGATGATTCTTTTGACTGAGGCACTTATAATAAGCTTTGGGGTTTtgttaaatttaagaaaaaaatagataGATGAAAATGGAGAAGGGAAAGATGCTCTCTTAGAGATTGTTTGGAAGCAAGGAATAGAACAAAGAATTCATTCCATTTTGTCTCCTTCAATAAGTTTGGTACTTATTCAAGGCCTTTATAGTATTTGTTTGcaaagaagcaaaaaaaaaaaaaaaaacctaaaccatAAGCATCTGTCATGTTAAAAATTTTCGAGTTCGATtctttataatcatttttttaatcgTGCATTTCCGTTAATCATTCATTTATTTTACTAGTGAGATGAATATCAATGATGGATCTAAAGATTAAGTTTTGAGGGtgtctaatataaaattttcaaaaattataggaatttaatgaaaatatttaaaaaaaattggggtctaattaaaatatatatatattttttttgagatTAATGAAAAATTTTGAGTAACTTCTAGATGATATGTTGTgtgtataaatataattagagaTCATTGATTTAACACAGAAACTAAAATATCAGAGTGGTTGGCAACTTGAGCTTGACCTTTCTGCTTTTTTTGTGTGTGAGAAATAATATTCTCTTGTATGAATCTCTAACTGTTGTTGATCTTTTTCTCTGtttgattactttttttttattatcttaattaagTTAATGGAAAAGGTTTCTTAAACAGAAATGTCAGCTTAAATCAGTGTTAAATATCCATGaataaacacatgcaatttcaactttatttCCCTGCATGAATCCACCGTCTGCACGTCCAAAACATGGGGCTtcttatatatacacacacaatttaatcaatttgcatgcaaatttaatattttcgagttagaataaaaaaaatcacttgtTAATATTTTTCGTATAGTGTTGTGTTACCTATCTTTTCACCTTCTTATTCTACGCTTGAATTCACATGTACAATGTATTAATTATGTCATTTTAagttttagtttaatgtattgtAATAACGAGGATATAAGTTTAAGCGTGCTTAATCGTgtatttctctttgatttaagAGTTTGAGAGGATTATAAGTAAAACGTATTAATTATGTCATTTGAGGTTCAGTTTAATCTATTGTAATAACCAGGAGAACATAAGTTCAAACGTGCTTAATCATGTATTTTTTTCGATTTAAGAGTTCAAGAggattttaaacaaaaatagacAATGCATTAAAAATACAAGGGGACgtggtgattttttttttaatttagaatatatttgggaaaattaaaataaatctggAGACAACTCATGTATGATTTACGTAATATAGAGTCAAATTAAGACAATCAAAATCTCAGAGTCTAAGCCTTCACCGATAAACTCAAAGTCTCGTTGgtaaaatatgttgaaatgaacTTAGTAACATGTTgaaacttaaatataataataagatTTTTGCTATTAACTTTTTTATACAATTCCTACTACCATCACCTATAATGCTTAAACGTTTAAAATGAAGTATAATATGCGCGCTTAAACAATTTAAACCTAAATAATTCTTGATTATACTTATATCACTGTTAGCATATAATTTGAAcctgaaatatttaaaaaaaaatagattaaaatttcTGAGGTACGATTCTCTAACACAAGTTTTGTCCTATCATCTAAATCATAATCACGAATATATTGTGAATCATATCACATTTATggtgataaaaaaaagttatctCGATCattaaattaagcatttaaaggGGGAAAAAAATGGATTTGGTTATCAAAAACCATTGTTGGTGGCATAGTGTAAGTTGCAATGTGTCAAGTGCAAGTTCAATATGCTTATGCTATAATAGCTAGCATTTGCAGTGAGTGATCCAATCATGGCGATAACCTGGAATTATACTATTATGCCTAATTaaaataaaccctaaattattaaataaataaaatagaataatatcTACAGCTAATACAGAATAAATTCGTAATATTAAGTTATCAACAACATATCCGCCATATCATGTAAGAACCAACACAAtagattaataattatatatatttcgaGGAgagatttatttataattttccatagttaaatatttatggaaaaatatttttataaaaaaatttgatttaaagatgaaatgaagatttaattagttgaattggtaatttttttttaaacaatatgaTATTTTGGGTTTGAATTAGAGTTGTTCATAGACTAAGTTAGGCCAAGTAAAAATTTAGGTTCGTTTTTTAGGCCCcgaaaaatgagtttaaatttttgtccaaatttagcCTGGTTAAAACTTGAACCCGACCCGACTcacttgtattaaaatttttcatataataataaattaaatataccaaaaacattaaaataaatgtttcccaacaaataaaaaaaatactttaataagactaaaataagtacaatttagcaagcaaatacctctaTAATAATAGCGAAATTagtaataaaacaaaagttatacaatatccaaataataacaacgaaatagtaataatataatagcgaaacaataaaaaaaacagcAATAATTTGTTACTTTTTCAAATTCAGGCCGAGCCTACATAAAAAAAAAGCTTACATGAGGCTCAAcccgtttaaaaaatgagttttttttattcaagcccattttttggacTTATATTTTTTACTAAATCCTCCAAACTTTTAAGTTGGGACTCGACCCATAAACAAGtctaatttgaattttattaagtACATTTTCTAGATTTCAcattatttaaaatgataaaaatatttttaataattaatcaaCTAAATTAAAATCTGATTGAATAATAACACCAACTCAATAAACTTTTTAAATGTAATACagatatatgatatgatgatgtcCGAAGACATTATTAGCCTATTGCTAGTTAAAGTGGAGACTTGCGATATATGGGACTTTTAGTCCCGTGTATATTATAGATGGGTTTTGTTAAATTTCTCGTgcgttatatatttttaattttatattgtttatatatatataaaatattccaaaaaaataaacaaattcaataatataagcaaattaaaatcaaaatcaattgaTTGAGAAATGTGAAGGTAAAGAATATTTTATGCAGTTTGAGAGAATCTATTTCGATGTCTTTGAACAAGTTATTAAAGCAGATGTTGACTGCCTTTCCATGACCCTCAAAAAACGGTTGGTAcaatatttagaatttatttcaacttttaaataaTATACTCCTACGTCGACAATGATATCAATATCGACCAAGTTAAGACTCAACCGAAGCAAATGTTATAAGATAACAATGATAATATTtgtttttgatatttaaatgatttaataaagAGAGAGTGGGGAACATGGATTATTAATTTGTTCTTCCTTGTACTTTCATTTCCCTCTTTTCATAGATTCTgtgtttaaaatttttcaatcatAAGCAATACACGTGTAATAATCTTACtggtaataaaaattttaaatacgatCATGAAAcgaataacataaataaaagctATAAAATGTTGAACTCAAAATAAAGCCAATGAGTaatattctctttttcttttttattttattttattaaagaaaatgAGTAATATTCTCAAAGTGAAGCATTTTTTGGTTATTCTTCTCAACCCAAAGCCACCAAAAATGGGTTCTCCCACTTCGGTGCTTCTCAACATTGATGATTAATGaggaatttatatatttttgctaaatcatattaattaaattacatcTAATATCAAGAATATGATTCCATGCAACTTCAAGGGGTTCAACTTAATTAAAACTTTGAAGCCATGAGACTGACATTATACTCCCGCCGCCACCTCTATATATGTTCCATAacaaattacaaatatttaattttgaatatattatgGATTTTGTTTGATAAAATTAAGTAGTAAATATAATGAAGATTATttcttagaaaattttaatagagGGGTAACCTTAACAGTAAGAATTATGATCGAAGAAGAAAGGAGTAAAAAATAGGTCAAGTCTAACGTAGAGTTGTTCATGGATTAGGTTTGTTGCAACACATTAGTAAATTTCAAATCAAAACGAAAAATACATTATAACTTGGGTCCGAATATAAATAAAACTGATTGTCTATTTTGATGCATATATTCTATGCCAATCTGATTTGTTGGGGCAAAGTTGTTGTCTAGGCTTCAATGGTCCAACTGCAtcttctttaattttgtttttgctttttcttttggGGTCCGATTCTAATGTTCCCATCCATCAATTTAAAGAGATTTGCTCTAAAAGGTTTCAATCCCATATTTATATCACTAAGCAAATAAACACAATAACTTGAAAATATTGTTTCTGTTTATCATCTCAATTCCATTATTCTTTCAcgtgaatatgtgattatattaaACACAATataaatgtttcaaaattttatataataacatatatatacatgtatagatATAGATGTTTTCATTTGTG is a window of Gossypium hirsutum isolate 1008001.06 chromosome D08, Gossypium_hirsutum_v2.1, whole genome shotgun sequence DNA encoding:
- the LOC107898139 gene encoding cation/calcium exchanger 4-like; the protein is MNFNRPGFTNGYDHFSVIRRKISELDAYSSNLANKNAQEINLSVSSSNPAFCYGLFDHKCFVNPCEFLKAHPQCSSDGFFDYIKFFYYGCEGFRIVGYVVLVVWLAALFYLLGNTVADYFYCSLEKLSHLLRLPPTIVGVSLLPLGNGAPDVFTNIAAFWGTSTGEVGLNSVLSDVVFVSCAVVGPVSLYVVEKRIHIDKRCFIKESELGEGW
- the LOC107899140 gene encoding myb-related protein 2, whose translation is MYHHHQHQGKNINSSSRMVVHNERHLFLQGGHGDSGLMLSTDAKPRLKWTPDLHERFIEAVNQLGGADKATPKTVMKLMGIPGLTLYHLKSHLQKYRLSKNLHGQTNNGSTKIGAVAMAGKRMSEANGSPMNSLSIGPQANKGIQIGEALQMQIEVQRRLHEQLELRIEAQGKYLQSVLEKAQETLHRQNLGTVGLEAAKLQLSELVSKVSNQCLNSAFPDLKDLRGLCCQQTQPNPPNDCSMDSCLTSCEGSQRDQEIHNNGMCLRTYNTHKDPLMHHRTETKSSENKTMGNDDDDERRMFFADRNCSDLSMSVGLRGGFSQARNEEHSFLDVGNKRVDSVNRLPYFATKLDLNVDEKHCKQFDLNGLNWS